GATCTCGATGTTCATCTGCTGCGGGTTGTCCCGGTACTTCTCCCGCAGCGCCTGCATCTGCGGACCCAGGGCCTGCATGGCCTTCATGGAGCGCAACTGCTTGCGGGTCAGCGGGTGCAGGGCGAGCTTGATGGCCAGGGTGAGCAGGATGACGGACCACCCGTAGCTTCCCGTCCACCCGTGAAAGACGTTCAGCAGGGCGACCAGGGCGTCGGCAATGGGGGTCAGCATGGGGGCGTTGTCCTTTCGCCTGCGAGTGTCCGCGCGCTCACGGGACGGGGTCGTACCCGCCGGGATGCCACGGGTGGCAGCGCAGCAGGCGGCGCAGGGCCAGGACCCCTCCCCTCCACGCGCCGTACCGCGCAACGGCCTCGGCGGCATACGCCGAGCAGGACGGGTAGAACCGGCACCTGGGCGGGAGCAGGGGAGAGATCAGCCTCTGGTAGGCGCGGATCAGTAGCAACACCAGCCGGGTCACGTCCCCTCACCTGTCGGGCCCGCCGTCAGCATCCACCACTCCGGCCTGCGCCAACAGCCTGCCCAGGACGCTCACCAACTGCGGGAACGGCCGCCGGTCTGCCGGCGGGCGAGCCACCACCACCACATCGTATCCGGATCGCATCCGGCCCGCCAGCCGCCGGAGGGCCTCCCGCACCCGTCTCCTCAGGCGATTGCGCCGCACGGCTCCCCCCGCCGACCGGCCCACGGCGATACCCACGCGCACCCCCGAGTGCCCGCCTGGCCGCACCACCACGCTCACGTCCGTACCCCCCGTCCGGCGGCCCTCCCGGTAGACCTTCTCGAACTCGGCGCGCCCCCGCAGGGATCCAAGCCGGGGCNNNNNNNNNNNNNNNNNNNNNNNNNNNNNNNNNNNNNNNNNNNNNNNNNNNNNNNNNNNNNNNNNNNNNNNNNNNNNNNNNNNNNNNNNNNNNNNNNNNNGCCGGGGCGGCGTCTGCGGCCGGGGAATTCTGCGGGGTCTCCACATCCGGCGGGGGGTCGGGAAACGCCCCGGATACCACGCGGCCTAAAAAGGCCTTCCGGACTGCAGCCCGCCTCACGCAGGCCCTAGCGCGGAACGAGCGTCCACCGGCCCTTGGCGCGCCGCCGGCGCAGGACGTTGCGGCCCCCGGGTGTCCGCATGCGCGCCCGGAATCCGTGTGTCCTTTTCCTCTTGCGCACCCGTGGCTGGTAGGTCCGCTTCACCCCGCACCTCCGTAGACGGCCACCGTTTCACCCCCAGCGCGTCCGCGCGGTCGGGGGCGGTGGCCACTATAGCACGTTCTCCATCCCCCCAACAACGGCGGGCCCATGACCGTGCTGTGCGTAACCTGGGGACAACGGGGGGTGTTGTCCACAATTTTCCCAGAGGCGGGCCCCGCCTGCCTCCCCTCCCGGGTG
This window of the Armatimonadota bacterium genome carries:
- the yidD gene encoding membrane protein insertion efficiency factor YidD; amino-acid sequence: MTRLVLLLIRAYQRLISPLLPPRCRFYPSCSAYAAEAVARYGAWRGGVLALRRLLRCHPWHPGGYDPVP
- the rnpA gene encoding ribonuclease P protein component; amino-acid sequence: MRGRAEFEKVYREGRRTGGTDVSVVVRPGGHSGVRVGIAVGRSAGGAVRRNRLRRRVREALRRLAGRMRSGYDVVVVARPPADRRPFPQLVSVLGRLLAQAGVVDADGGPDR
- the rpmH gene encoding 50S ribosomal protein L34, with translation MKRTYQPRVRKRKRTHGFRARMRTPGGRNVLRRRRAKGRWTLVPR